A DNA window from Oscarella lobularis chromosome 8, ooOscLobu1.1, whole genome shotgun sequence contains the following coding sequences:
- the LOC136189821 gene encoding cell adhesion molecule Dscam1-like — translation MTRSNRLVTILFSGILCFFGFSIAGPADSDYLIDMSPTSTASASSVLESEGVFFIPQWAVDRIMSDASFNAFISKREMNPWWRLDFGRRELISNVAIAFKPDDSKHVTDVRIVQMANLTVYVDDNADATTGAHVQCNSTYTPKSGDRLLRLKCDDLLGRYVHVVVQSREEAYLALSEVVFNLTEAGAFNLHRMEVDVQPYYEPGQSLTDPLDRIFDGYYWVCGTPNVSTILTLVRFDLPEAVFVIDTQIYVELTAYTRNYQYFIGSHRTASVDDNRRLLNAYSSTSSRYSPFQVSERLLGDTVYIRIRSFIPEIPKICQFFILNTYSYMDIYGQARATALNELEASSMASKALDRSNQTAERACFRSFKRARSWWQAKFKEPQKISYIIIRPLQNATALREMHGFAVYVGNWTIYSGKDDRNERCHFPPMVYPLSSGRLRAEIRVTCFGQPTGTFVHIVASDRSTSPSPSLSLCEVEFYNCSGLDPFVETSHDVTVENLQEATLTCSASGCPPPSIKWIGPDGETVNVSRHDQDGLSVTSAITVRGNRKEEGQYTCTAYNGRATNSSRQLALSVYPLFVATPTSVGRIPGQDVFFNCSAGGYPAPSITWTSLTGDTFVVVENFTSSGITTSRIQAVVTNSTNERATFLCTARNGLYRNVSAAADMSAKPFVRVWGAVGKVGDTLSLFCNASGIEAQYIKWYKGADRISGTTFSATSNGVESTLTLSNVQLSDGSDNYYCEASRPGYSHTIASARATVGVLGEVLSFLSQTLSQGSSSLMMCTFAAAPRPSSGELRLDDKILTNVTRQTNPSMNEWTIFHPIAIVTVRDGGDYICIGKISPSINTTAFATISVSSVLFAPPQSTALESGKTKIVACSARGFPIPMITWQKTMGGLLTNVNGSDTVDVANREKTSIVTLVGDDVSQAGSYRCMAKSASPSDTLKTSPYAVVTVKPILTTLSVDTFGIRGESASLVCRAAANPVAAVSWSFRGRPLRFGVVGESYAGGLYTTSTLSLSAVNAVEHGGHYTCRGQNSAGDGEPIYIPLKFRPRVMGEPANKDVPYSEALFLTCQLTAYPASQYTPISWYHNSVLLSSSFVVDWIEDANDTVINSTLTINDVNEDDGGNYTCFDGSSPSPAIISIGNRFVLDPQDETAFEGTTGSMTCRIIGYPPGNIIWQKSSDGGVSYENVLLNDSVQVNDEMRTSKWILSNLTIRKVQRSDAGLYRCHSRNISSSSALMDVHYAPSIVSTSSGSRLVALGSSFNVSCIVDGRPVPTIDFYRIALTASRRTSRIQSDGVDYEVMISSDGKKATLIVSNALVSYSGYYFCRVFSRYGDSDSDIFTVLIEGPPAGIDPSTVTIVKKTTTSIALNWTAPYDGSYPIHNYTLSLKRAGTSSGYLFALAVNNATLEATITGLRVYTTYRILIIASNAEGAAQGTVPLTVSTEPGVPLPPRNFRALIWNSTAIFVEWDPPLSEWTGRIRYYHVYYESEEESFGSLSYKEFGRNTTSEVVSELRPFVRYVLYVRAVNEWDDGSQIEGPSSSTLTLTTPEDAPGPPQNVSGETIVNSTSTLRVVWKEPAFPNGVIRKHTIFYKEKSGDVTLSKGVVANQMSSVLDNLALFTTYVIQVQAHTIKPGLLSDPVEGTTDQGLPSAPRHLAVSENGTRSVSLAWTVPATPRGIITRYTIFYSGNKTYMGQGGERQSLFLQSSLVVSPSFTAYTVDNLAPDTRWAFSIAGSTVRGVGDVSATVYGKTLSAEPSGIILPPANPSKLTTTTAVVTLIEPSQENGEIGHIDILVAAVASISDVIDFRSYQGNATYSANLPVGAIYVAARFSAGDALPSEFVLGSGETANGYTNGPLKSGIAYQYAVRAHSAENSSLVAVSNPLAIKTPTGCSYILLSAACGAGGLLVGIITVGCLFFCLTRNKWY, via the exons ATGACACGTTCGAATCGGCTCGTGACGATACTGTTCTCAGGAATTCTATGCTTCTTCGGCTTTTCAATTGCCGGCCCGGCAGACTCAG ATTATTTGATTGACATGTCCCCCACGTCGACTGCGAGCGCTTCGAGCGTATTAGAAAGCGAaggcgtcttcttcattccTCAATGGGCGGTGGACCGTATAATGAGCGACGCGTCATTCAACGCCTTCATTTCGAAACGAGAAATGAATCCCTGGTGGCGACTCGATTTCGGTCGACGGGAGTTAATATCGAACGTGGCAATCGCATTCAAACCCGACGATTCGAAGCACGTGACCGACGTGAGAATCGTTCAAATGGCAAATTTGACCGtgtacgtcgacgacaacgccgacgcgacgacgggcgCGCACGTCCAATGCAATTCGACGTACACGCCGAAATCCGGCGATCGTCTACTTCGTCTCAAGTGCGACGACCTACTGGGACGCTACGttcacgtcgtcgtacaGTCGCGAGAAGAAGCCTACCTGGCGCTATCCGAAGTCGTTTTCAACCTGACGG AAGCCGGTGCGTTCAATTTACACCGTATGGAGGTAGACGTGCAGCCGTACTACGAACCCGGGCAAAGTCTGACTGATCCACTCGATCGCATTTTCGACGGCTACTATTGGGTATGCGGAACGCCGAACGTGTCGACTATACTCACGTTGGTTCGATTCGATCTGCCGGAAGCGGTTTTCGTTATCGATACGCAAATTTATGTCGAGCTCACGGCATACACGCGAAACTATCAATATTTCATCGGATCGCATCGAACGGCGAGCGTCGATGACAATCGTCGCCTTCTCAACGCTTACTCTTCTACGAGTAGTAGGTATAGCCCTTTTCAAGTGTCCGAACGCCTACTCGGCGACACTGTTTacattcgaattcgaagctTCATTCCCGAAATTCCGAAAATatgtcaattttttattctcAATACTT ATTCATATATGGACATTTACGGTCAGGCGAGGGCGACGGCTCTGAACGAACTCGAAGCGTCGAGTATGGCATCGAAGGCTCTCGATCGCAGCAATCAGACGGCTGAACGCGCCTGCTTTCGTTCGTTCAAACGCGCCCGATCTTGGTGGCAAGCCAAGTTCAAAGAACCGCAGAAAATCAGCTATATCATCATTCGTCCGCTTCAGAACGCGACCGCTCTGCGCGAGATGCATGGATTTGCTGTTTACGTGGGAAACTGGACGATTTATTCGGGTAAAGACGACAGGAACGAGCGGTGTCACTTTCCGCCCATGGTCTATCCTCTTTCGTCGGGGCGCCTACGAGCGGAGATACGAGTGACGTGCTTCGGTCAACCGACCGGTACGTTCGTCCACATCGTCGCATcggatcgatcgacgtcgccttcgccgtcaCTATCGCTGTGCGAAGTCGAGTTTTATAACTGCAGTG gTTTGGATCCGTTTGTGGAGACGAGCCACGATGTCACGGTAGAGAATTTACAAGAGGCGACGCTGACTTGCTCTGCAAGCGGTTGTCCCCCGCCGAGCATCAAATGGATCGGACCCGATGGAGAGACGGTCAACGTTTCGCGTCACGATCAAGACGGACTCAGCGTGACGAGCGCGATCACGGTGCGAGgaaacagaaaagaagaaggtcAATACACGTGTACGGCATACAACGGCAGAGCGACGAACTCGTCACGACAGTTAGCGCTCTCAG TCTATCCTTTGTTCGTCGCGACTCCGACGAGCGTCGGCCGGATTCCCGGCCaagacgtcttcttcaattgcTCGGCTGGAGGTTATCCGGCTCCTTCGATAACGTGGACGTCGTTGACGGGCGACacttttgtcgtcgtcgagaatttCACGTCGTCCGGCATTACGACGAGCAGAATCCAAGCCGTCGTGACGAACAGTACGAATGAGCGGGCGACGTTTCTGTGCACGGCGAGAAACGGCCTATATCGAAACGTCTCCGCCGCAGCCGACATGTCAG CAAAGCCGTTTGTGCGCGTTTGGGGTGCAGTCGGAAAAGTGGGAGACACGCTGAGCTTGTTCTGCAATGCGAGCGGAATCGAAGCCCAGTACATCAAGTGGTACAAAGGCGCAGATCGAATAAGTGGGACGACTTTCTCGGCCACATCGAACGGGGTAGAAAGCACGTTGACGCTCTCCAACGTACAACTCAGCGACGGTTCGGACAACTATTACTGTGAAGCGAGTCGTCCCGGCTATAGCCATACCATCGCATCGGCTCGGGCAACGGTAGGAG TTCTCGGCGAAGTTTTATCGTTTCTTAGCCAAACTCTCAGTCAGggctcgtcgtctttgatgATGTGCACTTTTGCCGCCGCTCCGCGTCCGTCGAGCGGGGAGTTGCGACTCGACGACAAAATCTTGACGAATGTCACTCGTCAGACGAATCCGTCGATGAACGAGTGGACCATTTTTCATCCGATCGCGATTGTCACCGTTCGCGACGGAGGCGACTACATTTGCATCGGCAAAATCAGCCCCTCGATCAACACCACCGCCTTCGCAACGATATCAG TTTCTTCTGTTCTTTTCGCTCCGCCTCAGTCGACGGCACTCGAAAGTGGCAAAACGAAGATAGTCGCGTGCAGTGCAAGAGGTTTTCCCATACCAATGATTACGTGGCAGAAGACGATGGGAGGTCTATTGACGAACGTCAACGGTAGCGacaccgtcgacgtcgccaatCGAGAGAAGACCAGTATCGTGacgctcgtcggcgacgacgtcagtcAAGCGGGATCCTATCGATGCATGGCCAAGAGCGCGTCGCCCAGCGACACTCTCAAGACGTCGCCTTATGCAGTCGTAACGG TTAAGCCCATTCTGACGACACTATCCGTCGATACGTTCGGAATTCGAGGTGAATCGGCATCGTTGGTATGTCGGGCAGCGGCGAATCCAGTCGCCGCAGTTTCGTGGTCATTTCGCGGGAGGCCGTTacgattcggcgtcgtcggcgagtcgTACGCAGGCGGTCTCTACACGACGAGTACTCTAAGCCTGAGCGCAGTCAACGCTGTAGAACACGGCGGTCACTATACGTGCCGTGGACAGAATAGCGCCGGAGATGGAGAACCGATCTATATTCCACTAAAAT TTCGTCCGCGTGTGATGGGCGAGCCGGCGAACAAGGATGTTCCTTACAGTGAAGCACTCTTTCTTACCTGCCAACTGACGGCTTATCCGGCGTCTCAATACACGCCCATTTCGTGGTATCACAATAGCGTACttctgtcgtcttcgttcgtgGTGGATTGGATTGAGGACGCGAACGACACTGTCATCAATAGCACGCTGACGATAAATGACgtgaacgaagacgatggaGGCAATTATACCTGTTTCGACGGATCGTCACCGAGTCCGGCCATTATTTCGA TCGGAAATCGATTTGTTTTGGATCCGCAGGACGAGACGGCGTTCGAAGGAACGACGGGATCGATGACGTGCCGAATTATTGGCTATCCGCCTGGAAATATAATCTGGCAAAAATCgagtgacggcggcgtctcGTACGAGAACGTACTCTTGAACGATAGCGTGCAAGTAAACGATGAAATGAGAACGTCAAAGTGGATTTTGAGCAATCTGACGATAAGGAAAGTACAGCGCAGTGACGCGGGTCTCTATCGATGTCACAGTAGGAATATCTCGTCGAGCTCCGCGCTGATGGACGTCCACT atgCGCCGTCCATtgtgtcgacgtcgtccggaagtcgcctcgtcgctttGGGATCGTCGTTCAACGTGTCTTgcatcgtcgacggacgTCCGGTTCCGACGATTGACTTTTATCGTATCGCACTAACGGCTTCTCGGCGTACGAGTAGAATTCAaagtgacggcgtcgacTACGAAGTCATGATCTCGTCCGACGGCAAGAAGGCGACGCTGATCGTTTCCAACGCTCTCGTTTCGTACTCTGGCTACTACTTTTGCCGAGTTTTCAGTCGTTACGGCGACAGCGACTCGGATATATTCACCGTTCTCATTGAAg gtccgcctgcaggaatcGACCCATCTACTGTAACAATCgtcaaaaagacgacgacgagcatcgCGTTGAATTGGACGGCACCTTATGACGGCAGCTATCCCATACACAACTATACTCTAAGCTTGAAGCGAGCGGGAACGTCGAGCGGTTATCTCTTCGCCCTCGCCGTGAATAACGCGACGCTCGAGGCGACTATAACCGGCCTACGGGTGTACACGACCTATAGGATTCTCATTATTGCGTCGAACGCAGAAGGAGCGGCACAGGGAACGGTTCCCCTGACAGTGTCAACAGAACCTGGAG TTCCGCTTCCTCCTCGCAATTTTCGAGCCCTCATTTGGAATTCGACGGCAATTTTCGTCGAATGGGATCCGCCGCTTTCCGAATGGACGGGGAGAATTCGATATTATCACGTCTACTACGAAAGTGAAGAGGAAAGCTTCGGATCGCTATCGTATAAGGAATTCGGCCGCAACACGACGTCGGAAGTAGTATCGGAATTGAGACCGTTCGTTCGCTACGTTCTATACGTGCGAGCTGTCAACGAATGGGATGATGGGTCGCAGATAGAAGGACCGAGTAGCAGTACTCTAACGTTGACTACACCCGAGGATG CTCCTGGTCCGCCGCAGAATGTTAGCGGAGAAACTATCGTGAATAGTACGTCGACGTTGAGGGTCGTGTGGAAGGAGCCGGCTTTTCCGAATGGAGTCATTCGAAAGCACACTATTTTTTATAAGGAAAAAAGTGGGGACGTGACTCTGAGCAAGGGAGTCGTCGCCAATCAAATGTCGTCTGTGCTGGACAATCTTGCTCTCTTCACAACGTACGTTATTCAG GTTCAGGCTCATACAATCAAACCGGGTCTACTCAGCGATCCGGTGGAAGGCACGACGGATCAAGGAC TGCCCAGCGCTCCTCGTCATCTCGCCGTGTCCGAAAATGGTACGAGGAGTGTATCGCTTGCGTGGACAGTGCCCGCCACTCCTCGGGGAATCATCACTCGATACACC ATTTTTTATTCCGGAAATAAGACGTACATGGGCCAAGGAGGAGAACGTCAATCGCTATTTCTGCAGTCGAGTCTTGTAGTCAGCCCATCGTTTACTGCTTATACTGTGGATAACTTGGCACCGGATACTCGATGGGCTTTTTCGATAGCTGGCAGCACCGTGAGGGGTGTGGGAGATGTAAGTGCGACAGTGTACGGAAAGACGTTATCAGCGG AACCTTCAGGAATAATTCTACCGCCGGCTAATCCTTCCAAACTAACCACGACAACGGCAGTGGTTACTTTGATCGAACCTTCGCAAGAAAATGGAGAAATAGG ACACATCGATATCCTCGTCGCAGCAGTGGCGTCCATTTCCGACGTAATCGATTTTAGATCATACCAAGGAAATGCTACGTACTCTGCAAACCTTCCCGTCGGAGCAATTTACGTGGCTGCGAGATTCAGCGCCGGAGACGCGCTTCCCAGCGAATTTGTACTGGGAAGCGGAGAAACGGCAAACGGCTATACTAATGGGCCACTCAAATCCGGTATTGCGTACCAGTATGCGGTGCGTGCTCACAGCGCAGAGAACAGctccctcgtcgccgtcagcAACCCGCTTGCAATAA AAACACCAACTG GCTGCTCTTATATTCTATTGAGCGCTGCATGCGGTGCGGGTGGACTGCTGGTAGGAATCATCACTGTTGGGTGTCTGTTCTTCTGCCTAACAAGAAACAAGTGGTACTGA
- the LOC136189860 gene encoding very long chain fatty acid elongase 5-like, with the protein MAFFGRFFFDLASLPGFPLVVAFVIVATMGARLWKRHGRPVHVPAWLLVAHNILCVALSIASAIFLAKGLASDGTNKIFSIKPAGSTVLRGFYVYRISKFIEFFDTIFIVLRHKFRQLSFLHIYHHTTIALLSDYCYYLSPWTAMALPLLLNSLVHVLLYSYYGLSVLYPNLTIGWKKQLTVMQIIQFGIDLVQATIGYLYYNFCVFSICYGVLMTGLFINFYVKTYSARKNQ; encoded by the exons A TGGCGTTTTTCGGGAGATTCTTTTTCGACCTCGCATCCCTTCCCGGCTTCCCATTGGTTGTCGCTTTCGTCATCGTAGCAACGATGGGCGCGCGCTTGTGGAAACGTCACGGGCGGCCAGTTCACGTGCCCGCGTGGCTTCTGGTCGCGCACAACATCCTGTGCGTGGCGCTCAGCATCGCGTCAGCAATCTTTCTAGCCAAAGGCCTAGCATCAGACGgaacaaataaaatattcAG tATAAAACCCGCCGGAAGCACTGTCCTTCGCGGTTTTTACGTTTACAGGATTTCAAAATTCATAGAATTTTTTGACAcgatttttattgttttgcGTCACAAATTTCGTCAGTTGTCCTTTCTTCACATCTATCATCACACGACCATTGCTCTGCTCAGTGATTATTGCTATTACTTGAGCCCTTGGACGGCTATGGCATTGCCATTATTGCTCAATTCACTCGTACACGTTCTGCTCTATTCTTATTATGGGCTTTCTGTCTTGTATCCAAATCTGACGATTGGATGGAAAAAGCAACTCACTGTTATGCAAATAATTCAGTTTGGAATTGATTTAGTCCAAGCCACAATCGGTTATCTATATTATAATTTTTGCGTGTTTTCGATATGTTATGGAGTCCTAATGACTGGTCTTTTTATAAATTTCTATGTCAAAACGTACTCGGCGCGAAAGAACCAATAA
- the LOC136189831 gene encoding serine/threonine-protein kinase Nek8-like isoform X1, protein MEKYEKIRIVGRGAYGIVYLCRRLADDHLVIIKQIPIEEMTREERQAALNEVKVLSMLNHPNIIAYYDSFLEDKALMICMEYAQGGTIFEYLQNRGDVLLEEEEILRLFVQIILSLQHVHSHNILHRDLKTQNIMLCKKKVVVKIGDFGIAKVLSSKSKANTVVGTPCYISPELCEGKPYNQKSDIWALGCVLYELATLQRAFEASNLPALVLKIMRGTFAPISPRYSEDLKQLILSMLHLDPNQRPTLTQVMSQPIVVHALINLQTDIGRVRCNSRTLPFPSRFVFSRSAPSVGSLRGGASFAEGAAAEKSTGGRLVVFSWGGRILTPQTLPIPADASVTEVACGRMQKLGLTEDGRVIAWHSASMSSLDGSSILGAGSARREAAVVSSYVEGLSGVTIKQVACGDLFTACLTDRGILMTFGNGVNGALGHGDYNDVAQPKIVEALLHTSVNRVSCGACHMAAIAVDNDVSSLCTWGRGDNGRLGLGNLTTHPVPQTVSFKHKLKKMYCGTDCTVVISENGRLFACGSNRCNKLGLDKKSESATSGLVEDVLNFTLVTVPPLDVQKVKAVAMGTSHTAILTEKGECLTMGSNSFGQLGYRRDAALKGPQPLAAFSAKTIDLVQCGDTFVVAITSDGEVYTWGKGKRGRLGRALEEDCFEPTPVPFDARYAVESLCCSHGHTLMAACNKSMVPRKK, encoded by the exons ATGGAAAAGTACGAAAAGATTCGCATTGTGGGTCGAGGAGCGTACGG CATCGTCTACCTGTGCCGCCGATTGGCCGACGATCATCTCGTGATCATCAAGCAAATTCCCATCGAAGAAATGACGCGCGAAGAGCGACAGGCGGCGCTAAACGAAGTCAAAGTGCTCTCCATGCTAAATCATCCGAACATCATCGCCTACTACGACAGTTTTCTCGAAGACAAGGCCCTTATGATATGTATGGAATACGCTCAAG GGGGGACGATATTTGAATATCTTCAGAATCGCGGAGACGTGCTGCTGGAGGAAGAA gaGATTTTGCGCCTATTCGTGCAGATTATTCTCTCGTTGCAGCACGTGCACTCGCACAATATACTCCATCGCGATTTGAAAACGCAGAACATCATGCTttgcaaaaagaaagtcgtGGTGAAAATAGGCGATTTTGGCATTGCAAAAGTGCTAAGCAGCAAGAGCAAAGCCAACACG GTGGTTGGTACGCCTTGCTACATATCACCTGAACTGTGTGAGGGAAAACC CTATAATCAAAAGAGTGACATATGGGCTTTGGGTTGTGTTCTCTACGAATTGGCCACACTCCAACGAGCATTCGAAGCTTCG AATCTTCCTGCTCTCGTACTAAAAATCATGCGCGGCACGTTTGCGCCTATATCGCCGCGCTATAGCGAAGATCTCAAGCAGCTGATTCTCAGCATGCTTCACTTGGACCCGAACCAAAGACCCACACTCACCCAAGTCATGTCGCAGCCGATCGTCGTTCACGCGCTCATCAATCTTCAAACGGACATAGGCAGGGTTCGATGCAACTCAAG GACTCTTCCCTTTCCTTCGCGTTTTGTTTTCTCGCGTTCTGCGCCGTCCGTCGGATCTCTACGAGGTGGAGCGTCGTTCGCCGAGGGAGCTGCAGCGGAAAAATCAACCGGCGGTCGACTGGTCGTTTTTTCGTGGGGAGGACGAATTTTGACGCCGCAAACGCTTCCGATTCCGGCGGACGCGTCCGTCACGGAGGTCGCGTGCGGACGAATGCAGAAATTGGGGCTGACAGAGGACGGGCGGGTGATCGCGTGGCAC AGCGCTAGTATGAGTTCTTTGGACGGTTCGAGCATTCTAGGAGCGGGATCGGCTCGCAGAGAAGCAGCGGTCGTTTCCTCGTACGTCGAAGGTCTCTCGGGGGTAACAATCAAGCAGGTGGCATGCGGGGATCTATTCACGGCGTGTCTCACCGATCGTGGCATACTGATGACGTTCGGGAATGGGGTGAACGGGGCGCTCGGACACGGCGATtacaacgacgtcgcgcag CCAAAAATTGTCGAAGCTCTCCTGCACACTTCCGTGAATCGCGTGTCGTGCGGAGCGTGTCACATGGCAGCTATAGCCG TTGATAACGACGTTTCAAGTCTTTGCACGTGGGGAAGAGGAGACAACG GACGACTTGGCTTGGGAAACTTGACCACGCATCCCGTCCCACAGACCGTTTCGTTTAAACATAAGCTGAAGAAAATGTACTGTGGCACCGATTGTACCGTGGTCATTAGTGAAAACGGGCGACTATTTGCCTGTGGAAGCAACAG ATGCAATAAATTGGGCCTAGATAAGAAATCAGAGTCTGCAACATCAGGACTGGTTGAAGACGTACTCAATTTCACCCTCGTTACGGTGCCGCCGTTGGATGTACAGAAAGTCAAAGCAGTTGCCATGGGAACATCGCACACGGCCATCCTCACAG AAAAAGGAGAGTGTCTTACTATGGGTTCAAATTCGTTCGGCCAGCTTGGATATAGGAGGGACGCGGCGCTGAAAGGGCCCCAACCCCTCGCTGCATTCAGTGCAAAGACAATCGACTTAGTACAGTGTGGGGATACATTCGTTGTCGCCATAACTTCGG ACGGTGAAGTCTATACTTGGGGTAAAGGGAAGCGAGGTCGATTGGGCCGCGCGCTGGAAGAGGATTGTTTTGAGCCGACTCCCGTTCCGTTTGACGCGCGGTATGCGGTTGAATCTCTGTGTTGCAGTCACGGGCACACTCTCATGGCGGCGTGCAATAAGAGCATGGTTCCGCGAAAAAAGTAA
- the LOC136189831 gene encoding serine/threonine-protein kinase Nek8-like isoform X2 gives MEKYEKIRIVGRGAYGIVYLCRRLADDHLVIIKQIPIEEMTREERQAALNEVKVLSMLNHPNIIAYYDSFLEDKALMIWGTIFEYLQNRGDVLLEEEEILRLFVQIILSLQHVHSHNILHRDLKTQNIMLCKKKVVVKIGDFGIAKVLSSKSKANTVVGTPCYISPELCEGKPYNQKSDIWALGCVLYELATLQRAFEASNLPALVLKIMRGTFAPISPRYSEDLKQLILSMLHLDPNQRPTLTQVMSQPIVVHALINLQTDIGRVRCNSRTLPFPSRFVFSRSAPSVGSLRGGASFAEGAAAEKSTGGRLVVFSWGGRILTPQTLPIPADASVTEVACGRMQKLGLTEDGRVIAWHSASMSSLDGSSILGAGSARREAAVVSSYVEGLSGVTIKQVACGDLFTACLTDRGILMTFGNGVNGALGHGDYNDVAQPKIVEALLHTSVNRVSCGACHMAAIAVDNDVSSLCTWGRGDNGRLGLGNLTTHPVPQTVSFKHKLKKMYCGTDCTVVISENGRLFACGSNRCNKLGLDKKSESATSGLVEDVLNFTLVTVPPLDVQKVKAVAMGTSHTAILTEKGECLTMGSNSFGQLGYRRDAALKGPQPLAAFSAKTIDLVQCGDTFVVAITSDGEVYTWGKGKRGRLGRALEEDCFEPTPVPFDARYAVESLCCSHGHTLMAACNKSMVPRKK, from the exons ATGGAAAAGTACGAAAAGATTCGCATTGTGGGTCGAGGAGCGTACGG CATCGTCTACCTGTGCCGCCGATTGGCCGACGATCATCTCGTGATCATCAAGCAAATTCCCATCGAAGAAATGACGCGCGAAGAGCGACAGGCGGCGCTAAACGAAGTCAAAGTGCTCTCCATGCTAAATCATCCGAACATCATCGCCTACTACGACAGTTTTCTCGAAGACAAGGCCCTTATGATAT GGGGGACGATATTTGAATATCTTCAGAATCGCGGAGACGTGCTGCTGGAGGAAGAA gaGATTTTGCGCCTATTCGTGCAGATTATTCTCTCGTTGCAGCACGTGCACTCGCACAATATACTCCATCGCGATTTGAAAACGCAGAACATCATGCTttgcaaaaagaaagtcgtGGTGAAAATAGGCGATTTTGGCATTGCAAAAGTGCTAAGCAGCAAGAGCAAAGCCAACACG GTGGTTGGTACGCCTTGCTACATATCACCTGAACTGTGTGAGGGAAAACC CTATAATCAAAAGAGTGACATATGGGCTTTGGGTTGTGTTCTCTACGAATTGGCCACACTCCAACGAGCATTCGAAGCTTCG AATCTTCCTGCTCTCGTACTAAAAATCATGCGCGGCACGTTTGCGCCTATATCGCCGCGCTATAGCGAAGATCTCAAGCAGCTGATTCTCAGCATGCTTCACTTGGACCCGAACCAAAGACCCACACTCACCCAAGTCATGTCGCAGCCGATCGTCGTTCACGCGCTCATCAATCTTCAAACGGACATAGGCAGGGTTCGATGCAACTCAAG GACTCTTCCCTTTCCTTCGCGTTTTGTTTTCTCGCGTTCTGCGCCGTCCGTCGGATCTCTACGAGGTGGAGCGTCGTTCGCCGAGGGAGCTGCAGCGGAAAAATCAACCGGCGGTCGACTGGTCGTTTTTTCGTGGGGAGGACGAATTTTGACGCCGCAAACGCTTCCGATTCCGGCGGACGCGTCCGTCACGGAGGTCGCGTGCGGACGAATGCAGAAATTGGGGCTGACAGAGGACGGGCGGGTGATCGCGTGGCAC AGCGCTAGTATGAGTTCTTTGGACGGTTCGAGCATTCTAGGAGCGGGATCGGCTCGCAGAGAAGCAGCGGTCGTTTCCTCGTACGTCGAAGGTCTCTCGGGGGTAACAATCAAGCAGGTGGCATGCGGGGATCTATTCACGGCGTGTCTCACCGATCGTGGCATACTGATGACGTTCGGGAATGGGGTGAACGGGGCGCTCGGACACGGCGATtacaacgacgtcgcgcag CCAAAAATTGTCGAAGCTCTCCTGCACACTTCCGTGAATCGCGTGTCGTGCGGAGCGTGTCACATGGCAGCTATAGCCG TTGATAACGACGTTTCAAGTCTTTGCACGTGGGGAAGAGGAGACAACG GACGACTTGGCTTGGGAAACTTGACCACGCATCCCGTCCCACAGACCGTTTCGTTTAAACATAAGCTGAAGAAAATGTACTGTGGCACCGATTGTACCGTGGTCATTAGTGAAAACGGGCGACTATTTGCCTGTGGAAGCAACAG ATGCAATAAATTGGGCCTAGATAAGAAATCAGAGTCTGCAACATCAGGACTGGTTGAAGACGTACTCAATTTCACCCTCGTTACGGTGCCGCCGTTGGATGTACAGAAAGTCAAAGCAGTTGCCATGGGAACATCGCACACGGCCATCCTCACAG AAAAAGGAGAGTGTCTTACTATGGGTTCAAATTCGTTCGGCCAGCTTGGATATAGGAGGGACGCGGCGCTGAAAGGGCCCCAACCCCTCGCTGCATTCAGTGCAAAGACAATCGACTTAGTACAGTGTGGGGATACATTCGTTGTCGCCATAACTTCGG ACGGTGAAGTCTATACTTGGGGTAAAGGGAAGCGAGGTCGATTGGGCCGCGCGCTGGAAGAGGATTGTTTTGAGCCGACTCCCGTTCCGTTTGACGCGCGGTATGCGGTTGAATCTCTGTGTTGCAGTCACGGGCACACTCTCATGGCGGCGTGCAATAAGAGCATGGTTCCGCGAAAAAAGTAA